A single region of the Pontimicrobium sp. SW4 genome encodes:
- a CDS encoding LUD domain-containing protein, whose amino-acid sequence MSLFRKIFGPKSSDSQERIENDERSKYMPDIKLPIDERFTINFKANGGKFLYCEDFDEVDQNLTLILEENDWKDKHVMVLDDRLGDKFANFNLKMSKKTSECTYFLTTCEYLISNDGSLLISSNQIAEKKLKELPSNFIIFATTSQFVETISEGLRGIKDKNREKIPTNITTIKHFKASEDNDFLSYGSSSKNLYLLLLEDL is encoded by the coding sequence ATGAGCCTATTTCGAAAAATCTTCGGTCCAAAATCTAGCGACTCTCAAGAACGCATTGAAAACGACGAGAGAAGCAAATATATGCCTGATATTAAGCTGCCTATTGATGAGCGTTTTACCATCAATTTTAAAGCTAATGGAGGTAAATTTTTATATTGTGAAGATTTTGATGAAGTAGACCAAAATTTAACTCTAATTTTAGAAGAAAACGATTGGAAAGATAAACATGTGATGGTTCTTGACGATCGCTTAGGTGACAAATTTGCTAACTTTAATCTAAAAATGAGTAAAAAAACAAGTGAGTGTACATATTTTTTAACCACTTGTGAATATTTAATCTCTAACGATGGTTCGCTTTTAATTTCGTCCAATCAAATTGCTGAAAAGAAACTAAAGGAACTTCCTTCAAATTTTATCATTTTTGCTACTACAAGTCAGTTTGTAGAAACTATTAGTGAAGGACTAAGAGGTATAAAAGATAAGAATCGTGAAAAAATACCTACCAATATTACTACAATTAAACATTTTAAAGCTAGCGAAGATAACGACTTCTTAAGTTATGGAAGTAGCTCAAAAAACTTATATTTGCTCTTATTAGAAGACCTTTAA
- the ftsH gene encoding ATP-dependent zinc metalloprotease FtsH — MSKDNKLNTKKPKFSPYWIYGIIIVIFLGIQVLSGGMGSTTGSPTTQDKFFEYFENGDVEKVVIINRIQAKVYLTPEAISKTEHKNTVKPQLLPMSGKAPNYQFQLGDLQNFEDKIDQIKSENTELTTIVDYKIEENLWGDFLLTLLPFVLIIGVWIFIMRRMSSGGGGGAGGQIFNIGKSKAKLFDQNTEVKTSFKDVAGLEGAKEEVQEIVDFLKNPEKYTSLGGKIPKGALLVGPPGTGKTLLAKAVAGEAKVPFFSLSGSDFVEMFVGVGASRVRDLFKQAKEKSPAIIFIDEIDAIGRARGKANFSGSNDERENTLNQLLTEMDGFGTNTNVIVLAATNRADVLDKALMRAGRFDRQIFVDLPDVRERKEIFEVHLKPLKKAKELNTDFLSKQTPGFSGADIANVCNEAALIAARKGKKSVEKQDFLDAVDRIVGGLEKKNKIITPAEKKAVAYHEAGHATISWLLEHAAPLVKVTIVPRGRSLGAAWYLPEERLIVRPEQMLDEMCAALGGRAAEKVIFNKISTGALSDLEKVTKQARAMVTIYGLSDKVGNLTYYDSSGQNEYGFTKPYSERTAELIDKEISDIIEAQYQRAIKILEENKDKLTLLAEELLVKEVIFKDNLEVIFGKSPFTKHDEDIAEEE; from the coding sequence ATGTCAAAAGATAATAAATTAAATACAAAAAAACCAAAGTTTAGCCCATATTGGATTTACGGAATCATTATAGTTATATTTTTAGGAATTCAAGTTCTTTCAGGTGGTATGGGTTCAACCACTGGATCTCCAACCACTCAAGATAAATTTTTCGAGTATTTTGAAAATGGTGATGTAGAAAAAGTAGTCATCATAAACAGAATTCAGGCCAAAGTCTATTTAACACCTGAAGCCATTTCTAAAACGGAACATAAAAATACTGTAAAACCTCAACTGCTACCAATGTCTGGAAAAGCTCCAAACTATCAGTTTCAGTTAGGAGATCTTCAAAATTTTGAAGATAAAATAGATCAAATTAAATCTGAAAATACAGAATTAACTACCATTGTAGATTATAAAATAGAGGAAAACCTTTGGGGCGATTTTCTACTTACACTCTTACCTTTTGTACTTATTATTGGCGTTTGGATCTTTATTATGCGTCGTATGTCTTCAGGTGGAGGCGGTGGTGCCGGAGGTCAGATTTTTAATATTGGAAAATCTAAAGCCAAACTATTTGATCAAAATACCGAAGTAAAAACATCTTTTAAAGATGTAGCTGGTTTAGAAGGCGCAAAAGAAGAAGTACAAGAGATTGTAGACTTCTTAAAAAATCCTGAAAAATACACTTCTTTAGGTGGAAAAATCCCAAAAGGAGCCTTATTAGTAGGCCCTCCAGGAACTGGTAAGACTTTATTAGCAAAAGCAGTAGCTGGAGAAGCTAAAGTACCTTTCTTCTCATTATCTGGATCAGATTTTGTAGAAATGTTTGTTGGTGTTGGAGCTTCTAGAGTTCGTGACTTATTTAAACAAGCTAAAGAAAAATCTCCTGCAATTATTTTTATTGATGAAATAGACGCTATTGGTCGTGCAAGAGGAAAAGCAAATTTCTCTGGTTCCAATGATGAAAGAGAAAATACGCTTAACCAATTGTTAACCGAAATGGATGGCTTTGGTACAAACACTAATGTTATTGTACTTGCTGCCACAAACAGAGCAGATGTTTTAGATAAAGCCTTAATGCGTGCTGGACGTTTTGATAGACAAATATTTGTTGACCTTCCAGATGTTCGTGAGCGTAAAGAAATTTTTGAAGTGCATTTAAAACCACTTAAAAAAGCAAAAGAATTAAATACAGATTTCTTATCTAAACAAACTCCAGGATTCTCTGGAGCGGATATTGCCAATGTGTGTAATGAAGCTGCATTAATCGCAGCAAGAAAAGGAAAAAAATCTGTAGAAAAACAAGATTTCCTTGATGCTGTAGATAGAATTGTTGGAGGACTAGAAAAGAAAAATAAAATAATAACACCTGCTGAGAAAAAAGCTGTAGCATATCATGAAGCAGGTCACGCAACCATAAGTTGGCTACTGGAACATGCTGCTCCATTAGTAAAAGTAACCATCGTTCCTCGTGGACGTTCGTTAGGAGCTGCTTGGTATTTACCAGAAGAACGTTTAATTGTTCGTCCAGAGCAAATGCTAGATGAAATGTGTGCTGCCTTAGGTGGTAGAGCTGCCGAAAAAGTAATATTCAATAAAATTTCAACTGGAGCTTTAAGTGATTTGGAAAAAGTCACTAAACAAGCAAGAGCCATGGTAACTATCTATGGTTTAAGCGATAAGGTAGGAAACCTCACGTATTATGATTCTTCAGGTCAAAATGAATATGGATTTACAAAACCTTATAGTGAACGAACTGCTGAATTGATTGATAAAGAAATTTCAGATATTATTGAAGCACAATACCAACGCGCTATAAAAATATTAGAGGAAAATAAAGACAAACTCACCTTATTAGCTGAAGAGCTTCTTGTAAAAGAAGTGATTTTTAAAGATAATCTTGAAGTAATCTTTGGAAAAAGTCCTTTTACGAAGCATGATGAAGATATAGCCGAAGAAGAGTAG
- the rsfS gene encoding ribosome silencing factor: protein MTKENSNADHLISVVLNGIEDVKGQNINILDLRDIENTVCDYFIICEGTSNTQVNAIVNSIQKKVSKEAKDKPWHIEGSDNAEWVLMDYVNVVVHVFQKHIREYYDIESLWGDAKSTEIKTSY from the coding sequence ATGACGAAAGAAAATAGTAATGCAGACCATTTAATATCAGTTGTATTAAATGGCATTGAAGATGTAAAAGGACAAAACATTAATATTTTAGATTTAAGAGATATAGAAAATACCGTTTGCGATTATTTTATTATTTGCGAAGGAACTTCAAATACACAAGTTAACGCCATTGTAAATTCCATCCAAAAAAAGGTTAGTAAAGAAGCTAAAGACAAACCTTGGCATATCGAAGGTAGTGATAATGCCGAATGGGTTTTAATGGATTACGTTAATGTGGTTGTTCATGTTTTTCAAAAGCATATTAGAGAATATTATGATATTGAAAGCCTTTGGGGAGACGCAAAATCAACCGAAATAAAAACCAGTTACTAA
- a CDS encoding biotin--[acetyl-CoA-carboxylase] ligase: MHIIKLNAIDSTNSYLRELASKKTLEDFTVVIAKHQTNGRGQIGAVWNSEKGKNLTCSVFKRNCGVSIDDKFYISMVTSLAIIKTLQLFHVPKLVVKWPNDILSEQKKICGILIENVIKQQDIEGSIIGIGLNVNQTQFANLPSASSLKNLTGNLFDLEELLVRIVDQLKYYFDKLEQGKHDFIKRAYEALLFRKQKPSTFKDFEGNLFSGFIQGVNNNGTLQILLEDDIIKEFELKEIQLLY, encoded by the coding sequence ATGCATATAATCAAACTTAATGCCATTGACTCTACAAATTCGTATTTGCGTGAGTTGGCTTCTAAAAAAACTTTAGAAGATTTTACAGTTGTTATAGCTAAACACCAAACGAACGGTAGAGGTCAAATTGGAGCTGTTTGGAATTCAGAAAAAGGTAAAAACCTTACTTGTAGTGTGTTTAAACGAAACTGTGGCGTATCTATTGATGATAAATTTTATATAAGTATGGTGACTTCTTTGGCAATTATTAAAACATTACAGCTGTTTCATGTTCCAAAATTAGTGGTTAAATGGCCTAACGACATTTTGTCAGAACAAAAAAAAATATGTGGTATTTTAATTGAAAATGTCATAAAACAACAAGACATTGAAGGTAGTATTATTGGTATTGGTTTAAATGTAAATCAAACACAGTTTGCAAATTTACCATCAGCTTCTTCATTAAAAAATCTCACAGGAAACTTGTTTGACCTAGAAGAGTTATTAGTTCGTATTGTAGATCAATTAAAATATTATTTTGATAAATTAGAACAAGGAAAGCATGACTTTATAAAGCGTGCTTATGAAGCGTTGCTTTTTAGAAAACAAAAACCATCAACTTTTAAAGATTTTGAAGGAAATCTATTTTCAGGATTTATTCAAGGCGTAAATAATAATGGGACGCTTCAAATATTACTTGAAGATGATATTATAAAAGAATTTGAATTAAAAGAAATACAGTTGTTGTACTAG
- a CDS encoding SRPBCC family protein — translation MNLESPKVSVNKSAQDVFNFLTNVENFEKLMPENISKFEVLDEGKFLFALKGMPEIILKQKEATPPNRIVLGAAGGKLDFSLVGNITETSENQSDIQLSFAGDFNPMMAMMIKGPISKFIETLATNIPNVI, via the coding sequence ATGAATTTAGAATCACCTAAAGTATCTGTAAATAAATCGGCACAAGACGTTTTTAATTTTTTAACCAATGTTGAGAATTTTGAAAAATTGATGCCCGAAAACATTAGTAAGTTTGAAGTTTTAGATGAAGGCAAATTTTTGTTTGCCTTAAAAGGTATGCCAGAAATTATTTTAAAGCAAAAAGAAGCTACCCCACCAAATAGAATTGTACTAGGAGCTGCAGGTGGAAAGCTAGATTTTTCTTTAGTAGGTAATATTACTGAAACTTCAGAAAACCAAAGTGATATTCAATTAAGTTTTGCAGGTGATTTTAATCCAATGATGGCTATGATGATTAAAGGCCCAATATCAAAATTTATTGAAACCCTTGCTACGAATATTCCAAACGTAATCTAG
- the pyrE gene encoding orotate phosphoribosyltransferase — translation MIANKNTAKKTAEVLLQINAIKLSPKEPFTWASGWKSPIYCDNRIVLSYPPIRNYIREKMAKHIEKQYGKPDVIAGVATGAIGIGALVAEYLGLPFIYVRPEAKKHGRQNQIEGYIQKGQSVVVVEDLISTGKSSLNAVKALKTAEVNVKGMVAIFSYGFDIANENFTKENVTLHTLSNYENLLEQALDTHYINKKELETLSQWNANPSEWNAN, via the coding sequence ATGATTGCTAACAAGAACACTGCCAAAAAAACTGCCGAAGTTTTACTACAAATTAATGCTATAAAACTAAGTCCTAAAGAACCTTTTACTTGGGCTTCTGGATGGAAATCGCCAATATATTGCGATAATCGAATTGTACTTTCGTATCCACCAATACGAAACTATATCCGTGAAAAAATGGCAAAACATATTGAAAAACAATATGGTAAACCAGATGTTATCGCTGGTGTTGCTACTGGAGCTATTGGTATTGGGGCATTAGTTGCAGAATATTTAGGTTTACCGTTTATATATGTACGCCCTGAAGCAAAAAAACATGGGCGTCAAAATCAAATTGAAGGTTATATTCAAAAAGGACAAAGCGTTGTAGTCGTTGAAGATTTAATTAGCACAGGAAAAAGCAGTTTAAATGCTGTTAAAGCCCTAAAAACTGCCGAAGTTAATGTAAAAGGTATGGTCGCTATTTTCTCATATGGCTTTGATATCGCTAATGAAAATTTTACAAAAGAAAATGTAACACTTCATACTCTTAGTAATTACGAAAACTTGCTAGAACAAGCATTAGACACACATTATATTAACAAAAAAGAATTGGAAACTTTGTCGCAATGGAATGCTAATCCAAGTGAATGGAACGCTAATTGA